The Xiphophorus couchianus chromosome 5, X_couchianus-1.0, whole genome shotgun sequence genome includes a region encoding these proteins:
- the septin9b gene encoding septin 9b isoform X4 produces MTSTCSEIYSNHTDFTLGSEVSLSHSNMSESTKPHHPNPQGKGEKSHGGDFSYVGIDAILEQMRRKAMKQGFELNLMVVGQSGLGKSTLMNTLFKSKVSRNKSVQSNPEERIPKTVEIKSISHDIEEKGVRMKLTVIDTPGFGDQINNENCWQPIMKFINDQYEAYLQEEININRKKRIPDSRVHCCIYFIPPTGHCLRPLDVEFMRRLSKVVNIVPVIAKADTLTLEERDSFKQTIREELRANGIDVYPQKEFDEDAEDRMINDKIREMIPFAVVGSDQEYQVNGKRLLGRKTKWGTIEVENIAHCEFAYLRDLLIRTHMQNIKDITGSIHYETYRVRRLNESNGHVISQTSDHMAVQPKANGQLEEQPGALQANGVAAQHEALSHEM; encoded by the exons ggtcagaggtcagcctgagCCACAGCAACATGTCCGAGTCCACCAAGCCCCATCATCCCAACCCTCAAGGCAAGGGGGAGAAGAGCCATGGAGGAGACTTCAGCTACGTTGGCATCGATGCCATCCTGGAGCAGATGAGGAGGAAGGCCATGAAACAAGGCTTTGAGCTCAACCTCATGGTTGTGG ggcaAAGCGGCCTGGGGAAATCCACCTTGATGAACACACTGTTCAAATCCAAGGTGAGCCGTAATAAATCGGTCCAGTCCAACCCGGAGGAGAGGATCCCCAAGACGGTTGAAATTAAATCCATCAGTCACG ataTTGAGGAGAAGGGAGTGAGGATGAAGCTGACGGTTATTGACACTCCTGGTTTTGGAGATCAAATCAACAATGAAAACTG CTGGCAGCCCATCATGAAGTTCATCAATGACCAGTATGAAGCCTACCTGCAGGAGGAAATCAACAtcaacaggaagaaaaggaTCCCAGACTCCAGGGTTCACTGCTGCATATACTTCATACCTCCCACAGGGCACTG CCTTAGACCTTTGGATGTGGAATTCATGAGGCGTCTCAGCAAAGTGGTCAACATCGTCCCGGTCATCGCCAAGGCCGACACACTGACCCTGGAGGAGAGGGACAGCTTTAAACAGACG ATCAGGGAAGAACTGCGAGCCAACGGGATCGACGTCTATCCGCAGAAAGAGTTTGATGAAGATGCAGAGGACAGAATGATCAATGACAAAATCAGG GAGATGATCCCTTTTGCTGTGGTGGGCAGTGACCAGGAGTACCAGGTGAATGGGAAGAGGCTtctgggaagaaaaacaaaatggggCACCATTGAAG TTGAGAACATTGCACATTGTGAGTTTGCTTACCTGCGAGATCTACTCATCAG GACTCACATGCAGAACATCAAGGACATCACAGGGAGCATCCACTACGAGACGTACCGCGTCCGTCGGCTAAACGAATCCAACGGCCATGTCATCTCTCAGACATCTGACCATATGGCGGTTCAACCAAAGGCCAACGGTCAGCTGGAGGAGCAGCCCGGTGCCCTGCAGGCCAATGGGGTGGCTGCTCAACATGAAGCCCTGTCCCATGAGATGTAG
- the septin9b gene encoding septin 9b isoform X5, with product MSESTKPHHPNPQGKGEKSHGGDFSYVGIDAILEQMRRKAMKQGFELNLMVVGQSGLGKSTLMNTLFKSKVSRNKSVQSNPEERIPKTVEIKSISHDIEEKGVRMKLTVIDTPGFGDQINNENCWQPIMKFINDQYEAYLQEEININRKKRIPDSRVHCCIYFIPPTGHCLRPLDVEFMRRLSKVVNIVPVIAKADTLTLEERDSFKQTIREELRANGIDVYPQKEFDEDAEDRMINDKIREMIPFAVVGSDQEYQVNGKRLLGRKTKWGTIEVENIAHCEFAYLRDLLIRTHMQNIKDITGSIHYETYRVRRLNESNGHVISQTSDHMAVQPKANGQLEEQPGALQANGVAAQHEALSHEM from the exons ATGTCCGAGTCCACCAAGCCCCATCATCCCAACCCTCAAGGCAAGGGGGAGAAGAGCCATGGAGGAGACTTCAGCTACGTTGGCATCGATGCCATCCTGGAGCAGATGAGGAGGAAGGCCATGAAACAAGGCTTTGAGCTCAACCTCATGGTTGTGG ggcaAAGCGGCCTGGGGAAATCCACCTTGATGAACACACTGTTCAAATCCAAGGTGAGCCGTAATAAATCGGTCCAGTCCAACCCGGAGGAGAGGATCCCCAAGACGGTTGAAATTAAATCCATCAGTCACG ataTTGAGGAGAAGGGAGTGAGGATGAAGCTGACGGTTATTGACACTCCTGGTTTTGGAGATCAAATCAACAATGAAAACTG CTGGCAGCCCATCATGAAGTTCATCAATGACCAGTATGAAGCCTACCTGCAGGAGGAAATCAACAtcaacaggaagaaaaggaTCCCAGACTCCAGGGTTCACTGCTGCATATACTTCATACCTCCCACAGGGCACTG CCTTAGACCTTTGGATGTGGAATTCATGAGGCGTCTCAGCAAAGTGGTCAACATCGTCCCGGTCATCGCCAAGGCCGACACACTGACCCTGGAGGAGAGGGACAGCTTTAAACAGACG ATCAGGGAAGAACTGCGAGCCAACGGGATCGACGTCTATCCGCAGAAAGAGTTTGATGAAGATGCAGAGGACAGAATGATCAATGACAAAATCAGG GAGATGATCCCTTTTGCTGTGGTGGGCAGTGACCAGGAGTACCAGGTGAATGGGAAGAGGCTtctgggaagaaaaacaaaatggggCACCATTGAAG TTGAGAACATTGCACATTGTGAGTTTGCTTACCTGCGAGATCTACTCATCAG GACTCACATGCAGAACATCAAGGACATCACAGGGAGCATCCACTACGAGACGTACCGCGTCCGTCGGCTAAACGAATCCAACGGCCATGTCATCTCTCAGACATCTGACCATATGGCGGTTCAACCAAAGGCCAACGGTCAGCTGGAGGAGCAGCCCGGTGCCCTGCAGGCCAATGGGGTGGCTGCTCAACATGAAGCCCTGTCCCATGAGATGTAG